CGTCATCCATGTCGAGTTCCAGTGCATCGGTGAAAATCGGCTCATGGCCGGGTTCGCGCCATAGTCCCTGCTCCTTGCAGTAGGCTTCGACCAGCGCAATCTGCTGGTCTTCGCGCCCTGATAGGCGCATGTAGGTCAGGGTCTCGTTATCCACAGGGAAGAAACCGCAAGTCGCGCCATACTCAGGTGCCATGTTGGCGATGGTTGCGCGGTCGGCCAATGGCAGGTCCTTGAGACCATCGCCGTAGAACTCGACGAACTTGCCGACGACGCCTTTCTTGCGCAGCATCTCGGTGACAGTCAGCACCAGATCGGTGGCGGTGATGCCTTCACGTAGTTTGCCGGTCAGTTTGAAGCCGATGACTTCAGGAATCAGCATCGACACTGGCTGACCCAGCATGGCCGCTTCGGCCTCGATGCCGCCGACACCCCATCCGAGCACACCGAGGCCGTTGATCATGGTGGTGTGGGAATCAGTGCCCACCAGCGTATCGGGGTAGGCGAGGGTCCTGCCGTCCTCGTCCTTCGTCCATACCGTCTTGCCCAGATATTCAAGATTGACCTGGTGACAGATACCGGTGCCCGGCGGCACCACGCGGAAGTTGTCGAATGCCTGCTGGCCCCAGCGCAGAAATTCATAGCGCTCGCGGTTGCGATCCATTTCCAGCGCCACGTTGTCCTTGAAGGAGCTGGGATCGCCGAAGTGATCTACCATCACCGAGTGGTCGATGACCAGGTCTACCGGCGAGAGTGGGTTGATGCGTGATGGTTGCTCTCCCAGAGCTTCTACGGCAGCGCGCATCGAGGCGAGGTCAACCACACCTGGCACGCCGGTGAAGTCCTGCATCAGTACGCGGGCAGGGCGATAACCGATTTCGCGATCGGAGCGGCCTTCCTTCTGCCAATCGATCAGCGCCTGAACATCCTCGACGTTGACGCTATCGTCATCGGCAAACCTGAGCTGATTCTCGAGCAGTATCTTGAGCGTCATCGGTAGGCGAGAAATGTCGCCCAGTGCCTGCGCAGCCTTGTTTAGACTGTGGATTTCCCAGGACTGGTCACCGACCTTGAGTGTCTGACGGGTATCCGGAAGTGAAGTTGTCATGCTGTCCTCCTGAGGCTGAGTATCGAACGGTCCAGGTTCTTCAGAGGCTGGCTGCTGGTTCGGAAAGGCAATCTCCTGTGATGACCAGTGGGGCTCGCCGAGCGCTCCTGCCCTTCTGCTTGGTATTGGTATGTCGGAAGGGGGATTCAAGTGCGGGATATCATGATAGGCGCGCCAGCGCCGCTATCACGGTACTTTGTATTGTCGTATCTCGCGTTATCTGGGGGCACACCTTGAAAGGTAACCCCCTTGACGCCATCTTCATAGCTCCACCTGATATCAGGAGCCTGTCGTGCATGAAGAGCAACTTCCCGCCCGCACAGTGCATTGCCCGTACTGCGATACCCGCTTCAGCATGGTGGTAGACCCCTCGCAGGGAAGCCATGAGAGCTGGGAGGACTGTCCGCAATGCTGTGCTCCAATTCATTTCAAGGTCGAGGTGTCACCACTATCCGGCGATATCGAGTCGTTGGTAGTGGGAGCCGATGACGACGTGATCTGAATTCTTGCGCATCAGTGTGACGCGGTCATTGCGGCGTCATCAAGGTGGCGGGACAATAGGCGCCGACTATACGGGCCATAGGCCCGGTCGACTGGCGAGCAGGTGTCCTGATGTGATTGAGTGGACAACCTCAAATTTTCCGCCGATTCATTCCATTGACCTTCAAGGAGAGTTACATGAGCGTACTGGTAGGACGTCAAGCCCCTGATTTTGAAGCAGCTGCAGTTCTCGGAAACGGCGATATCGTTGAAGACTTCAAGCTGTCCGACAGCAACGGCAAGTTGCGTGTGCTGTTCTTCTGGCCGCTGGACTTCACCTTCGTCTGCCCGTCCGAGATCATCGCGCATGACAATCGTCTGCAGCAGTTCAAGGATCTGGGTGTTGAGGTGATTGGTGTTTCCATCGATTCTCAGTTCACCCACTATGCATGGCGCCTGACCAGCCCGGAAGCGGGTGGTATTGGTGAGGTCGGCTTCCCGATCGTTGCTGACGTCAAGCATGAGGTCACTCAGGCCTATGGTATCGAGCATCCGGAAGCTGGCGTTGCCATGCGCGCGTCGTTCCTGATCGATGAGCAGGGTGTTGTCCAGCATCAGGTCGTCAACAACCTGCCGCTGGGCCGCAATGTCGACGAGATGCTGCGCATGGTCAAGGCGCTCAAGCATCACCAGCAGCATGGCGAAGTCTGCCCGGCTGGTTGGGACGAAGGCAAGGAAGGTATGAGTGCTGACGCTGAAGGCGTTGCCAAGTACCTCGGCGCCCACTCTACCGCGTTGTAAGATAGATACCTGTCCGGCAGGAGGGGGTTAGCCTCCTCCTGCGGCTTGGGTCATGCCGACTGCCTGGCAGTCGGCATCGCCGAATCCGTAGCGGCCCGCGGGTACTGGTCGGTATCCCGTCAATTCGCTGTTTCTTGTTCTCCATGAGGTTGCCATGAGCGAAGCGCGTCACGAACGTTTGATCATTCTCGGCTCCGGCCCGGCAGGTTATACCGCTGCTGTCTACGCAGCGCGAGCCAATCTCAAGCCGGTACTGATTACCGGGATACAGGCGGGCGGTCAGTTGACCACCACCACCGACGTCGATAATTGGCCTGGTGATGACGCCGGTGTCCAGGGCCCCGAGTTGATGGAACGCATGAAACGTCATGCCGAGCGTTTCGATACCGAGGTGCTGTTCGACCATATTCATGAGGTTGAACTGCGTCAGCGTCCTTTCACCCTCAAGGGCGATAACGGTACCTACACCTGCGATGCGCTGATCATTGCCACTGGAGCCAGCGCCCGTTACCTCGGACTTCCTTCCGAGCAGCAGTTCATGGGCCAGGGGGTTTCCGCCTGCGCTACCTGCGATGGGTTCTTCTACCGCAACCAGGAGGTGGTGGTAGTAGGTGGCGGCAACACTGCTGTGGAAGAAGCGTTGTATCTGTCCAATATCGCCTCGAAGGTAACCCTGGTGCATCGCCGCGATAGCTTGCGCGCCGAGAAGATTCTTCAGGACAAGCTGTTCGACAAGGCCGAAAACGGTAATGTCGAGTTGGTCTGGAATCACACTCTGGATGAAGTACTGGGCGACAACACTGGCGTGACAGGCGTGCGCCTCAAGTCAGTCGAGGGTGGCGAGACTCGTGAGCTCCAGGCTCCGGGTGTGTTCATCGCCATCGGCCATAGCCCGAATACCGGTATCTTCGAAGGCCAGTTGGACATGGCTGGAGGCTATATCAAGGTGCATTCCGGACTGGAAGGTAATGCCACGGCTACCAGCGTTCCCGGTGTCTATGCCGCAGGCGATGTCATGGATCATGTCTACCGCCAGGCGATTACTTCCGCGGGTAGCGGCTGCATGGCGGCCCTCGATGCCGAGCGTTACCTGGATGGGCTGACGGACTGAGTCATTCCGGCCCGAGAGACCATCATGGAGCCGCGGGTTCGCTCGCGGCTCTGGCGCGACAGTACGCTACAGCAACCTCCTGAGGCGAAGATATCGGCGAAAGCAGGCATCGGCGTCTATTCTGGGACACAGGGCTCATCCGGGATCAACTGATCCGGGTGTTGGTATGCCTGATTTCCATATTGGGAGGTGTAGCATGATGCACAGAAAGTTGTTCAGTCGCGGATTGTTGCTTGCACTGCCGTGGATTGCGGTACCCGCATTGGCGGCCGATGGTCATGACCTGACCTTTCAGGGCGATGCCGGTTTCGGTGGTCCGCATGGTGGCCAGGCGGTTGAGGCGGCATTGATCGATGCCGAGTCGGGGGAAGTGCTGGCCACGCAGAGTGGTGAAGTATCAGCCGATGCCGATCCCGCTTTTTCCCTGGATTTCCCCGGCGCGCTTGAGGAAGGGGGCAGCTACAAGGTGAATTACTGGATTGATTCCAACTTCGGTGGTGGCACGGTTGGAAGCTGTGATGAACCGCAACAGGATCATCAGTGGAGCCGAACCATCGAGATGAGCGACGGAGCCGTCTCTCATGTCGAGACGCACGACCCCTCGAGCCTGACGGCTGTGTGTGATTCCTTCGAGTAAGTGCCGAAAACGACGCCGCCGAGCCGCTCAGAGGAGCGGGTCGGCGGCCTTGCAATATCGCTGTAACTCGATGGTTGTCACCATTTGTTCAGTAATGTGGCGGCAATTCATCCTCCGGGCCGGGCATCTGCCCCTGTAGGTCGTCGCTGCCGGAACGCAGTCCCTGGAGGCGAGCTTGCATGGCTTTTCCAAGCCGTTCGAGCTGCATCAGGCGGCGTTCCTGCTGGGCGATGGCCTCATCCAGTGTGTCCAACCAGTGTTCCTGGTAAGCCACACGGCTTTCAAGAGCCTCCAACCTTTGTGCAGTATCTGCGGACGGATTTTCCATCTCCGTGATAGACTCATGCTGCGGTGTGTCACTGTTCAT
This Halomonas huangheensis DNA region includes the following protein-coding sequences:
- a CDS encoding CPXCG motif-containing cysteine-rich protein, encoding MHEEQLPARTVHCPYCDTRFSMVVDPSQGSHESWEDCPQCCAPIHFKVEVSPLSGDIESLVVGADDDVI
- a CDS encoding SlyX family protein; this translates as MDTLDEAIAQQERRLMQLERLGKAMQARLQGLRSGSDDLQGQMPGPEDELPPHY
- the trxB gene encoding thioredoxin-disulfide reductase; this translates as MSEARHERLIILGSGPAGYTAAVYAARANLKPVLITGIQAGGQLTTTTDVDNWPGDDAGVQGPELMERMKRHAERFDTEVLFDHIHEVELRQRPFTLKGDNGTYTCDALIIATGASARYLGLPSEQQFMGQGVSACATCDGFFYRNQEVVVVGGGNTAVEEALYLSNIASKVTLVHRRDSLRAEKILQDKLFDKAENGNVELVWNHTLDEVLGDNTGVTGVRLKSVEGGETRELQAPGVFIAIGHSPNTGIFEGQLDMAGGYIKVHSGLEGNATATSVPGVYAAGDVMDHVYRQAITSAGSGCMAALDAERYLDGLTD
- a CDS encoding peroxiredoxin, which translates into the protein MSVLVGRQAPDFEAAAVLGNGDIVEDFKLSDSNGKLRVLFFWPLDFTFVCPSEIIAHDNRLQQFKDLGVEVIGVSIDSQFTHYAWRLTSPEAGGIGEVGFPIVADVKHEVTQAYGIEHPEAGVAMRASFLIDEQGVVQHQVVNNLPLGRNVDEMLRMVKALKHHQQHGEVCPAGWDEGKEGMSADAEGVAKYLGAHSTAL